From the genome of Candidatus Defluviilinea proxima:
TTCCTTGTACTTGGCAAAGTCAGCTTCGGCTTCTGTGGTTTTACCGACTTGTTGGTAGAGCAATCCACGTAAGCGGTAACCATTTGCGTACTGTGGGTTGATCTCGAGCGCAGAGTTGAAATCTTCTATGGCTGATTCATATTGTTTCAGCATGATGTAGGAAATTCCGCGCTTGGCGTAGATCATTTCATTCTGCGGGTCATAGGGAATGGCTTTTGAAAAATCAGCGATTGCCAGCTCATATTTTTCAATGATGTTGTAAACAGTGCCTCGGTAATAATAGGCATCTGCATCTTCAGGGTTGAGTTGAATGGCCTTGGTGAAATCGGCAATCGCCAGTTCATATTGTTCCAGGAGTGAATAGACACGTCCTCGATTGTAGTAGGCCGCCTCATCTTGTGGATCATACGCGAGCGCTTTTGAAAAATCAGCGACCGCCAACTCATACTCTTCGAGCAGGGAATAGGCACTGCCACGGTTGTAATACGCCTCGGTATATTGCGGATTGAGTTGAATGGCTGTGCTGAAGTCATCCACCGCTTGTGTATATTGCCCTAATCGGAAATAGGCATTGCCGCGATTGTAAAAGGTCATGGCGTCTTGGTCATCGAGCTTGAGGGATTGGTCAAAATCTGCAATCGCTTTTTCATACTCTTCAAGGGAGTAATACACAGAGCCACGGTTTTTGTAGGCTTTGGCGTATTTTGGGTTGGCGCCAATGGCCTGACCATACCAGGCGAGCGCCTCATCATATTGCTCCTGCTCCGCGTGAACATATCCGATGTTGTTATAGGCCGCAGCGTACCGTGAATCGAGTTGGATGGCAGTTTCGAAATCCGTAATGGCAAGCGGATACTGTTTCATGTTTGAGTAAACCGTGCCTCTGTTGTAGTAGGCTTTGATGTATTGCGGGGCGAGCTGGATGGCCTTATTGAATTCGAGAATGGCGGCTTCGTTCTCTCCTTTTGCGTGATAGGCGAGTGCGCGATTGTTGAAGAAGGTTGCATCCTGTGGGTTCATCTGAATCGCGCGGGTGTAGTCATCCACTGCCTCCTCATATTGATCCAGGGCGGCACGAGCTGTGCCACGATTGTTGTAGGCATCTGCTTCATAGGGGTTGAGTTGAAGGGCTTTTTCGTAATCCGTGATCGCCTGTTCGTATCTTCCCTGGTTGGCATAGGCGTGACCTCGGTTGTAGTATGTGACCGCCCAATCGGGTGCGAACTGGAGCGACCGATCATAATCGCCGATGGCGCTTTCGTAGTTTTGCAAATAATAGGATGTGTTGCCACGATAGTAGAAGACAGCCGCACGATTATCGATGAGGATGGGCTCATCGCCCTCCATGCGGGTTGTCACCTCGTTGAGATACTCCATAGCGGAGGAATAATTCCCAGCTTGATATTGAAGATACCCGGCAAGGAAGGTGATCAGTGTGCTGGTCTCTTGCCCCGCTTGCTGTTGGAAGGTGAATGATTGCAGATCGGCGAAGGAAACATCGGGCTTAAGCGTATCGCTTTCATAAAGCGGGATCAGTTTGTGGGGCGATAAGTTCTCAATGTGGATGGTCAGGTTCGGGTTTTCGGTGGAGGCGTACCATCCCCAGATGACGATGTCGGCTTGATGAAGTTTGCCAACCTGTTGAGGCGACATGGGGCTGGCTTTCCCTCGGGTGACATCTTCAGGGCGGATCGCACCTTCAAGCGGCTCGATCAAAATATCATCGGTCTTGCCCTTCATATCGGCGTTCAGGTCTTCGAGGATTTGGTTTCGTATGCCGTATATATCGCCGGCATTATTGGACGTCTCAAACTTCGCAATGACAATGACCAGCTTCTCTTCCCGTTCAGAAAGCGCCGTCTGTGTTGCCTGTGTGGCAAGGATGGCTTGTTTGTGATTCCTTTGCACCAGGATCGATGTGCCAAGGATGACTGCCCCTATTGTCAAAAAGAACCCGATGCGCCCTGCCTTATAAAAAGGTGAAACAGGGATAGTTTTTATTCTATCGGCGCCTGCTTGTTGACCGAGGAGCAGGATCGACTGTTTCTCGACAACCTTCTCTTTTTTGAACCCCACCCAACCGAGGATGAAGATGAAAATAAAGGAGAGCATCCCAGCCAATAGGTAGGTGATGGTGGCCTGGTCGCCGACCCAGAGTTGGTAGACGCTGTGGATCAATGTGACCAGCCCCAGGAAACTGCTGACTGCAACTCCGATCTTTTTAAGCGTTTCGAGCAGGCCTTCTTTTTCTCCGGGCGTTTTTTCAGACATGGTGTTCCATCCTGTGCAATGTGTGATGAGAGTTTCTGGATGACAGGCCGATTCTGGTTCACCCCACTCCGGACGGAACGCCTCCGCCGCCTTTCAATTGGCTTCCCCCTTCGACAAATGTGACCAACCCCTTTTTGTTGTAGGGTGGCGCGAATTTTGAGATCGGTATCGGCAGGAGTGTACTACTCATTGCCCACTTCGCTAGGTGACAGTCATCTTAACGTTGGCTGTCACCCGTCTCTTGTTCAAACGCCCTGCCACAAGTGAAAGGGACTGCCCGTTGAGAGGGGCAGTCCCTTTTGGTTCATGATCGGTTAGGGAAATGACTCGTCTTGTGCTTGTATTGAGAATAGCGACATTTGCCAGCAACCTGATTCATCCCGCGTAAAGATGTAATGGTTGGAATTGGGCGGGTTCACATAGTCCAGCCGTTCCCCTGTGTTTTTCAGGAACATGACTCCCGCATCCGAACTTGTAACCCAGGCATTCATGCCTTCGACCTTGAGTACTTTGATATCGTAATGTTGGATTTCGAGAAAATCGGCTTCTTTAAAGATTTGCTGGTAGTAGGGTATTACAGGCGCTGTAACCCCTGAGCCCAAATTCCTAATTGTGGCGCCGGGCAGAAATACCTGCTCAATCATGGCAATATCTTCATTCAACACAGCCTTTTCTTCGGCGTGAATGATGTTTTGAATTGTGATTTCATCGGTCTCGCCCCTGTAAGGACAAAGCTCAGGACGATTGATCTCGATATATGCCCAAATGGCAGAGGCGCCAATCAGGATGATTGCCAGAATCCATGCCAAAATTTTGTTAAAACTTCTTTCTTGGATGGCGGCGATGACACCGATCAGCGCACCTGCCAGAAACAATACGATTTGAAACAGGTATTCCCGAATGATATCCATAGATATGCCTCATGATAAGTGATATGGTGTCATTGCGAGGTGCGTTCTTTACGACGAAGCACTTTCCTGTAGGATGGGGAGGTTGTTTCGGACTATCGCCCTCGCAATGACATTAGAGTTCTCCCGCAAACGTCTTCGCCAGCAGGGATAGCATCCCCTGTAGGGCGGGGTCAACCGCTCGACATGCGTGCCATAGGCAAACAGTCTACTACTCAATACATATCTACATAGGTGACAGTCATCTTAAAGATGACTGTCACCTGTCTCTTGTTCAAATTGCTTCTGCCACAAGTGAAAGGGACTGCCCGTTGAGAGGGGCAGTCCCTTTTTACCGTTGAATATTAAGGTGATGTAGGTTGTTCGTATAGGAAGGCTTTGTATTTGAGTGTGAGTAGTCGTGGAAGTTTTTCCTGATCGAGTTCTTCGCCGCCAGTTTCAATTGAACTACTCGGTCTCACCTTCATCTACATCGGGAACAGGCTGAAAGTAAACCATGACAACAACCTCTTCTCCTTTGTAAGTGCCTTCGAGAGAGATACTGGGTTGACCGTCGAGTTCAAGCCCAAATGTTACGGCATCCACTTCGTCGAATATTTTCTGAGCTTCCAATATATCGAAGTTGTTCACTTTCGCAAATATGATTTCTCCATCGTTAGGCCCCGCCTCTTCGATCTCCATGAGCGCTGGGTACAGTTCGATCAAATCCACGCCCCATCCATTTTCATCGGCCTTGGAGTAATACCACTCCAAATACGCTGGGGTCTGCCATTCAATTGTAGATGCTATTGCTTCGCTAAGTGTCTCTACCCACTCTGGCGCATGATTCTCTTCAGTCATGTATGCTGTTTCCTCTGCTTTATTTGATTGATGAACGATCAAATTATACCCTCCTCAGATTCATAGCTCTTTTGATGTTACTAAAGTGTTCTCTGGATGCAACACATCCAGAGAACACTTGCCTTTAGCTACTTCCCGATCAGATATCCATCGCTGATTTTCTCTCTCATCCAACCAATCAACCCTTTTTCGGTGCGGACCTGCCACCAGGTTCCATTATGAGAACATGCTGGCCCTCCGATGATTGTCAGTTTTGTCCCCTCATCCAATTTAGCGACACTATTCTCGTAATAGTCCATTGGCACGATGGGCGCAGATCGTAGATTAACCTTCATCCAAACAACTTTAGCTCTGTCTCCCATTTTGAGCTTTACATCCTTCAAGTCGTCGCACCAATACTTTTGCGATGTTGTATTTGTTGTGTTGGATGTGTTAGATGTTATCCCAATCACTGGCGCTTTCTGATTTAATGGCGTGGAAGAGGTACGCACAATACTGTACGTAATTTGGATACCGCCATCCTTTGATTTGACAATATTTGTTCTGCCAGCCGACCATCCATCATTTCGGCTCAAGTAAATGCCCTGCGACCCGATAATATCAGCCTCCTCGATCCATTCCTTGATCTTGCCACCAAGTAGGCTGACTAACATCTCTGCGGCAAACACGTAAGGTGAGCTTTTTG
Proteins encoded in this window:
- a CDS encoding tetratricopeptide repeat protein, with the translated sequence MSEKTPGEKEGLLETLKKIGVAVSSFLGLVTLIHSVYQLWVGDQATITYLLAGMLSFIFIFILGWVGFKKEKVVEKQSILLLGQQAGADRIKTIPVSPFYKAGRIGFFLTIGAVILGTSILVQRNHKQAILATQATQTALSEREEKLVIVIAKFETSNNAGDIYGIRNQILEDLNADMKGKTDDILIEPLEGAIRPEDVTRGKASPMSPQQVGKLHQADIVIWGWYASTENPNLTIHIENLSPHKLIPLYESDTLKPDVSFADLQSFTFQQQAGQETSTLITFLAGYLQYQAGNYSSAMEYLNEVTTRMEGDEPILIDNRAAVFYYRGNTSYYLQNYESAIGDYDRSLQFAPDWAVTYYNRGHAYANQGRYEQAITDYEKALQLNPYEADAYNNRGTARAALDQYEEAVDDYTRAIQMNPQDATFFNNRALAYHAKGENEAAILEFNKAIQLAPQYIKAYYNRGTVYSNMKQYPLAITDFETAIQLDSRYAAAYNNIGYVHAEQEQYDEALAWYGQAIGANPKYAKAYKNRGSVYYSLEEYEKAIADFDQSLKLDDQDAMTFYNRGNAYFRLGQYTQAVDDFSTAIQLNPQYTEAYYNRGSAYSLLEEYELAVADFSKALAYDPQDEAAYYNRGRVYSLLEQYELAIADFTKAIQLNPEDADAYYYRGTVYNIIEKYELAIADFSKAIPYDPQNEMIYAKRGISYIMLKQYESAIEDFNSALEINPQYANGYRLRGLLYQQVGKTTEAEADFAKYKELTGQDAQ
- a CDS encoding SH3 domain-containing protein, which produces MFKLRFVVSVLLAAVLLPYGGISSVTAAQPEKPETGAQSNFVNFYIDQIKILGNIGDVNGPGEFRLFILASDSKGKSSGMFCPGNGPISVRKGDVVDTPCLFGPSFDEAKVSDGVYLTVMVVDEDKSSLPVDLSYEAASSYLSDAFGKAVKKGLIKAGITKSSPYVFAAEMLVSLLGGKIKEWIEEADIIGSQGIYLSRNDGWSAGRTNIVKSKDGGIQITYSIVRTSSTPLNQKAPVIGITSNTSNTTNTTSQKYWCDDLKDVKLKMGDRAKVVWMKVNLRSAPIVPMDYYENSVAKLDEGTKLTIIGGPACSHNGTWWQVRTEKGLIGWMREKISDGYLIGK